The following are encoded together in the Bacillus cereus group sp. RP43 genome:
- the ribH gene encoding 6,7-dimethyl-8-ribityllumazine synthase → MVFEGHLVGTGLKVGVVVGRFNEFITSKLLGGALDGLKRHGVEENDIDVAWVPGAFEIPLIAKKMANSGKYDAVITLGTVIRGATTHYDYVCNEVAKGVASLSLQTDIPVIFGVLTTETIEQAIERAGTKAGNKGYESAVAAIEMAHLSKQWA, encoded by the coding sequence ATGGTATTCGAAGGTCATTTAGTTGGTACAGGATTAAAAGTTGGGGTTGTTGTTGGACGTTTTAATGAGTTTATTACAAGTAAGTTACTTGGCGGAGCTTTAGATGGATTAAAGCGTCACGGTGTAGAAGAGAATGATATTGATGTTGCATGGGTTCCTGGTGCATTTGAAATTCCTTTAATTGCTAAAAAGATGGCAAATAGCGGAAAATATGATGCTGTTATTACATTAGGTACAGTAATTCGCGGCGCTACAACGCATTACGATTACGTTTGTAATGAAGTAGCAAAAGGTGTTGCGTCTTTATCACTACAAACGGACATTCCAGTTATTTTCGGTGTATTAACGACAGAAACAATTGAACAAGCGATTGAACGTGCAGGTACAAAAGCTGGCAATAAAGGCTATGAATCAGCAGTTGCTGCGATCGAAATGGCTCATTTATCAAAACAATGGGCTTAA
- the ribBA gene encoding bifunctional 3,4-dihydroxy-2-butanone 4-phosphate synthase/GTP cyclohydrolase II has product MFHRIEEALEDLKQGKVVIVCDDENRENEGDFIALAEYITPETINFMITHGRGLVCVPITEGYAERLQLEPMVSHNTDSHHTAFTVSIDHVSTTTGISAHERATTIQELLNPASKGTDFNRPGHIFPLIAKEGGVLRRAGHTEAAVDLAKLCGTEPAGVICEIINEDGTMARVPDLMQCAKQFDIKMITIEDLIAYRRHHETLVTREVEITLPTDFGTFHAIGYSNSLDMKEHIALVKGDISTGEPVLVRVHSECLTGDVFGSCRCDCGPQLHAALAQIEREGKGVLLYMRQEGRGIGLLNKLRAYKLQEEGLDTVEANEKLGFPADLRDYGIGAQILKDLGLQSLRLLTNNPRKIAGLQGYDLEVTERVPLQMPTKEENKTYLQTKVSKLGHLLNL; this is encoded by the coding sequence ATGTTTCATCGTATTGAAGAAGCTCTAGAAGATTTAAAACAAGGAAAAGTCGTTATCGTATGTGATGATGAAAACCGAGAAAATGAAGGCGATTTTATTGCTTTAGCAGAGTACATTACACCAGAAACGATTAATTTTATGATTACACACGGTCGTGGTCTCGTTTGCGTACCAATTACGGAAGGGTACGCAGAACGTCTACAGTTAGAACCAATGGTTTCTCATAATACGGATTCGCATCATACTGCTTTTACAGTAAGCATCGATCACGTTTCTACAACAACAGGCATTAGTGCTCATGAGCGCGCTACAACAATACAGGAATTATTGAATCCCGCATCTAAAGGAACTGATTTTAACCGCCCTGGACATATCTTTCCATTAATTGCGAAAGAAGGTGGCGTCCTTCGCCGCGCAGGCCATACAGAAGCTGCTGTTGATTTAGCAAAACTTTGCGGAACTGAGCCAGCTGGCGTCATTTGCGAGATTATCAATGAGGACGGTACGATGGCACGTGTACCTGATTTAATGCAGTGTGCAAAACAATTTGATATAAAAATGATTACAATTGAAGATTTAATTGCTTATCGCCGCCATCACGAAACACTTGTGACGAGGGAAGTGGAAATTACATTACCTACAGATTTCGGTACTTTTCATGCAATTGGCTATTCTAACTCATTAGATATGAAAGAACATATCGCGCTCGTAAAAGGTGATATTTCAACAGGCGAACCTGTACTTGTACGCGTTCATTCAGAATGCTTAACAGGAGATGTATTTGGTTCGTGCCGCTGTGATTGTGGACCACAGCTACATGCTGCACTTGCTCAAATTGAGCGTGAAGGAAAAGGCGTTCTTCTCTATATGAGACAAGAAGGCAGAGGCATTGGTCTTCTGAATAAGCTTCGCGCTTATAAGTTACAAGAAGAAGGGTTAGATACTGTAGAAGCAAATGAAAAGCTTGGGTTCCCAGCTGATCTTCGTGATTACGGTATTGGTGCTCAAATTTTAAAAGATTTAGGCTTACAAAGTTTACGATTATTAACGAATAACCCGCGAAAAATTGCTGGCTTACAAGGTTACGATTTAGAAGTAACCGAGCGTGTACCGTTGCAAATGCCAACAAAAGAAGAAAACAAAACGTATTTACAAACGAAAGTAAGCAAATTAGGGCATTTACTAAACTTATAA
- the ribE gene encoding riboflavin synthase — protein sequence MFTGIVEELGTISSMTQSGEAMKLTINANQILSDVKLGDSIAVNGICLTVTTFTTTSFTVDAMPETMKATSLRMLKPSAKVNLERAMAANGRFGGHFVTGHIDGIGTILTKKQHYNAIYYKIAISDELLRYCLHKGSVSIDGTSLTIFDIDESSITISLIPHTVSESIIGEKKAGDIVNIECDMIGKYIERFISKPAKRTDSMTESFLQENGFL from the coding sequence ATGTTTACAGGAATTGTAGAAGAGTTAGGAACGATATCAAGCATGACTCAAAGTGGTGAAGCAATGAAGCTAACTATTAACGCAAATCAAATTTTATCAGATGTAAAATTAGGTGATAGTATCGCGGTTAACGGCATTTGCTTAACAGTAACTACTTTTACAACTACTTCATTCACTGTTGATGCAATGCCTGAAACAATGAAAGCAACATCACTTCGTATGCTAAAGCCAAGTGCCAAAGTGAATTTAGAACGAGCAATGGCTGCGAACGGACGATTCGGTGGACATTTCGTCACCGGACATATCGATGGCATCGGTACGATTTTAACTAAAAAACAACATTACAATGCCATCTATTACAAAATAGCAATTTCTGATGAATTACTACGCTATTGTTTGCATAAAGGATCCGTTTCTATTGATGGCACTAGTTTAACAATATTCGATATAGACGAATCTTCAATTACAATTTCACTCATCCCCCACACAGTAAGCGAGTCTATAATCGGAGAAAAAAAAGCCGGGGACATCGTAAACATTGAGTGTGACATGATTGGAAAATATATTGAACGCTTTATTTCAAAGCCAGCAAAAAGAACAGATTCAATGACCGAAAGCTTTTTACAAGAAAACGGATTTCTATAA
- the ribD gene encoding bifunctional diaminohydroxyphosphoribosylaminopyrimidine deaminase/5-amino-6-(5-phosphoribosylamino)uracil reductase RibD — MTDQEYMRIALQLAQGTTGQTSPNPMVGAVVVKDGNIVGMGAHMRAGEEHAEVHALHMAGQRAKGATVYVTLEPCSHFGKTPPCCELLIEKGVQRVVIATLDCNPLVSGNGKRRLEEAGIEVTTGVLEAEATLLNRYFFHYMKTKRPFVTIKTAMSLDGKTATVTGESKWITSEEARADVHQYRHMHDAILVGVNTVITDNPHLTTRIPNGGKHPIRVILDTHLQTPPSSHVITDALAPTWIIVGKYVNKEKIASYESNNIAVFQMKTKQIEIQDVLSLLGEKQILSLFVEGGQTVHANFLKTNSFNEIVTYISPKLIGGKDAPTLFGGAGFSKLQDALSLTIQEMKQIGNDIKIVATLKSEVTECLQEL, encoded by the coding sequence ATGACAGATCAAGAATATATGAGGATTGCCTTGCAGTTAGCACAAGGTACAACTGGACAAACAAGTCCAAATCCTATGGTTGGTGCTGTTGTTGTAAAGGATGGCAACATTGTCGGAATGGGTGCCCACATGCGTGCTGGTGAAGAACATGCTGAAGTTCATGCTCTTCACATGGCTGGACAAAGAGCAAAAGGCGCTACCGTTTATGTAACACTTGAACCGTGTAGCCATTTTGGAAAAACACCGCCTTGCTGTGAATTACTCATTGAAAAGGGAGTTCAGCGTGTTGTAATTGCCACCCTTGATTGCAATCCACTCGTTTCTGGTAATGGAAAAAGGAGATTAGAAGAAGCTGGAATCGAGGTAACTACTGGTGTTCTTGAAGCGGAAGCAACTTTATTAAATCGATACTTTTTTCACTATATGAAAACGAAACGTCCATTTGTAACAATAAAAACAGCAATGAGCTTAGATGGAAAAACAGCGACTGTAACAGGGGAAAGTAAGTGGATTACAAGTGAAGAAGCGCGAGCTGATGTTCACCAATATCGTCATATGCATGACGCTATCCTTGTCGGTGTGAATACAGTTATAACTGATAATCCACACTTAACAACACGAATTCCAAACGGAGGTAAACATCCTATACGCGTTATTTTAGATACCCACTTACAAACGCCGCCATCTTCTCATGTCATAACAGATGCCTTAGCTCCGACATGGATTATTGTCGGTAAGTATGTAAATAAAGAGAAAATAGCGTCTTATGAATCTAACAATATAGCTGTATTCCAAATGAAAACGAAGCAAATTGAAATACAAGATGTCCTATCCCTACTCGGGGAGAAACAAATTCTTTCTCTGTTCGTTGAAGGTGGTCAAACAGTACATGCAAACTTCTTAAAAACAAATAGTTTTAATGAAATTGTAACCTATATAAGCCCAAAATTAATTGGCGGAAAAGATGCACCCACTTTATTTGGCGGAGCTGGTTTTTCGAAGTTACAAGATGCACTTTCCTTAACAATTCAAGAGATGAAACAAATTGGTAATGATATAAAAATTGTTGCAACCTTAAAAAGCGAGGTGACGGAATGTTTACAGGAATTGTAG
- a CDS encoding CDGSH iron-sulfur domain-containing protein: MAKVQIKVNDNGSFRVTGDVELVDSQGNVFPAKPAFSLCRCGLSKNMPYCDASHKGKFESVVRAPEAE; the protein is encoded by the coding sequence TTGGCAAAAGTACAAATTAAAGTAAATGATAATGGCTCTTTTCGCGTTACAGGGGACGTGGAATTAGTTGACTCACAAGGGAATGTATTCCCAGCAAAACCGGCATTTTCTTTATGTCGTTGTGGTTTATCAAAAAACATGCCTTATTGCGATGCTTCGCATAAAGGAAAATTCGAGTCTGTTGTTAGAGCACCAGAAGCAGAATAA
- a CDS encoding DUF2552 family protein yields the protein MDKKLRTLQNIANERTWASFLNDNHPYSLLHWSIAGVGQEPKDVWLLQDEVTFQTTEFPTLDEAVKWISENMEQVTDVLAQ from the coding sequence ATGGATAAAAAATTACGAACACTACAAAATATTGCAAATGAGCGCACATGGGCATCATTTTTGAATGATAATCATCCATATAGTTTACTTCATTGGTCAATCGCAGGTGTAGGACAAGAACCGAAAGATGTTTGGTTACTTCAAGATGAGGTGACTTTTCAAACGACGGAATTCCCAACGCTAGACGAGGCAGTAAAGTGGATTTCTGAAAATATGGAACAAGTTACAGACGTTTTAGCGCAGTAA
- a CDS encoding alpha/beta hydrolase, translating to MKRFFTALFTILGALTAIGIFFTNKVMYLKKKTEEEVLERETKKHFHLDDFKAIQKEEVHIPSQFGYELHGYYMPAGHSNKFMIFCHGVTVNKMNSVKYANLFLNRGYNVFIYDHRRHGKTGGKTTSYGYYEKHDLKSVVDWLKDRFGTNITLGIHGESMGAATLLQYAGLVEDGADFYIADCPFSDFYGQLQHRLKIEFHLPKWPLLPLANAFLKVRDGYTIREVSPIDCIKNINNPVLFIHSKDDDYILSDMTKSLYEAKENNKQLYIAEHGAHACSYNENKEEYEDAIDQFLNTYVKETKNRLA from the coding sequence ATGAAACGTTTTTTTACAGCATTGTTTACTATACTAGGTGCACTAACTGCGATTGGGATTTTCTTTACAAATAAAGTTATGTACTTGAAGAAAAAAACAGAGGAAGAAGTTTTAGAACGCGAAACGAAAAAGCATTTTCATTTGGACGATTTTAAGGCTATTCAAAAAGAAGAGGTTCATATCCCTTCTCAATTCGGATACGAACTTCACGGATATTACATGCCAGCTGGTCATTCCAATAAATTTATGATTTTTTGTCATGGTGTGACTGTAAATAAAATGAATTCCGTTAAATATGCAAACTTATTTTTAAATAGAGGATATAACGTATTTATTTATGATCATCGCCGTCATGGTAAAACAGGTGGTAAAACAACTAGCTATGGCTATTATGAAAAACATGATTTAAAGTCAGTAGTTGACTGGCTAAAAGATCGTTTCGGAACGAATATCACACTCGGAATTCACGGTGAATCTATGGGTGCTGCAACTCTTCTTCAATATGCAGGACTTGTAGAAGATGGTGCTGATTTTTATATTGCCGATTGTCCTTTCTCTGATTTTTATGGACAGTTACAGCATCGTTTGAAAATTGAGTTTCATTTGCCAAAATGGCCTTTATTACCTTTAGCAAATGCATTTTTAAAAGTTCGTGACGGCTATACAATTCGTGAAGTTTCACCAATTGATTGTATAAAAAATATTAACAATCCAGTTCTCTTTATTCATAGTAAAGATGATGACTATATTTTATCTGATATGACGAAATCACTTTATGAAGCGAAAGAAAATAATAAACAGCTTTATATTGCAGAACATGGTGCACACGCTTGCTCTTATAATGAAAATAAAGAAGAGTACGAAGATGCCATCGATCAATTTTTAAACACATATGTAAAAGAAACAAAAAACAGGCTTGCATAA
- a CDS encoding GNAT family N-acetyltransferase — protein sequence MVHIQKITPEMKEAIQDFMYENWGSSMMVSRGRVHKLEELPGFIALENDRIVGIITCEVLKNMCEIVSLNSFEEGNGIGTKLVDCVLQVAKENECKKVWLITTNDNMNALRFYQKRNFIMTNLYIDAVKEARKIKKEIPFIGYDNIAISHEIQLEYIL from the coding sequence ATGGTTCATATACAAAAAATCACACCAGAAATGAAAGAAGCAATTCAGGATTTTATGTATGAAAACTGGGGAAGCTCAATGATGGTCTCGCGTGGCAGAGTACATAAATTAGAAGAATTACCTGGTTTTATCGCACTTGAAAATGACAGAATAGTGGGAATTATAACATGTGAAGTGCTAAAAAACATGTGTGAAATTGTATCGTTAAATAGTTTTGAGGAAGGAAATGGGATTGGAACAAAACTGGTGGATTGTGTATTGCAAGTGGCAAAAGAGAACGAATGTAAAAAAGTGTGGCTTATTACGACGAATGATAATATGAACGCACTTCGTTTTTATCAAAAACGTAACTTCATAATGACGAATTTATATATTGATGCGGTAAAAGAAGCACGAAAAATAAAGAAAGAAATTCCGTTTATTGGTTATGATAATATCGCGATTTCACATGAAATTCAGCTGGAGTATATTTTATGA
- a CDS encoding LacI family DNA-binding transcriptional regulator, with the protein MATIRDVAKLAGVSVATVSRVINEKGYVHEDTVKQVKKAIEELHYRPNATAKPLFKQPSTMIALLVDNLHNPSYITLLRFVEEIAYKEGYQVIVCNIENKNRYIDMLEQNNIAGVIMTKSVFRSIGEVSLPFVVLEGRQSLMGYYESGQKAVSLLKEKGCQFLAYIGEGVESEEMEEHVSGFLDTAWKEGLSYREEIVQGYTNQQFLELLQKHPYIDGVVASSDKVAIELIRAAKTLNIHIPGKLQIIGFNGSVEGEWISPSLTTIGSYIEENGEIAFQQLIGKIKKKQVGQEEVETEFRCIERETTK; encoded by the coding sequence GTGGCAACTATACGTGATGTTGCAAAATTGGCCGGTGTTTCAGTCGCAACCGTTTCAAGAGTCATTAACGAAAAAGGATATGTCCATGAAGATACGGTGAAACAAGTAAAAAAAGCAATTGAAGAATTACATTATAGGCCGAATGCTACAGCAAAGCCTTTATTTAAACAGCCTTCAACGATGATTGCATTACTTGTAGATAATTTGCATAATCCATCATACATCACTTTGCTCCGTTTCGTTGAGGAAATAGCATATAAAGAAGGATATCAAGTAATAGTTTGTAATATAGAAAATAAGAATAGATACATAGATATGTTGGAGCAAAATAACATTGCAGGTGTTATAATGACAAAATCGGTTTTCCGAAGTATAGGAGAAGTTTCACTTCCTTTCGTTGTGCTTGAGGGACGGCAATCTCTTATGGGCTATTATGAAAGTGGACAGAAAGCTGTTTCTTTATTAAAAGAGAAAGGCTGCCAGTTCCTTGCTTATATCGGTGAGGGAGTAGAGAGTGAAGAAATGGAAGAGCATGTGTCAGGGTTTTTAGATACTGCTTGGAAAGAAGGACTTTCTTATCGAGAGGAAATTGTACAAGGGTATACGAATCAACAGTTTCTTGAATTGTTACAAAAGCATCCATACATAGATGGGGTTGTAGCTTCAAGTGATAAGGTCGCTATTGAGCTAATCAGGGCGGCGAAAACTCTTAATATTCATATACCAGGTAAGTTACAAATCATTGGATTTAACGGGAGTGTAGAGGGTGAATGGATAAGTCCATCATTAACGACGATTGGAAGTTATATCGAAGAAAATGGGGAAATAGCTTTTCAGCAGTTAATAGGAAAAATAAAGAAGAAACAAGTGGGACAAGAAGAAGTGGAAACAGAATTTAGATGCATTGAGAGAGAAACAACAAAGTAA
- a CDS encoding Na+/H+ antiporter family protein: MNAVLIAVAVMLLLSLLRVQVIVAIIVGALTGGLIGGLGISETISTFTAGLGNSAPIALSYAMLGGFAISLSKTGLPDAMIQSALKWIGNEQDTKKQVYSKILILFIILTMACFSQNIIPVHIAFIPILIPALLKVLNELRVDRRLVTCLITFGLITPYMWVPAGFGKIYHDVLQTNAAQSGLTFDVALIPKAMTIPAIGMIIGLCVAVFITYRKPRTYETEQIHAAQNEIVPYTKRSITFGLLSIIATLTVQLATESMIFGALAGIIVLSISGSLPLKEADAILTSGMRMMSFIGFVMISAAGFGAVLRKTGHVESLVQTSAHIIGNNKPLAAFLMLVIGLLVTMGIGSSFSTIPILTTIFVPLCVQLGFSPMATIAIIGTAGALGDAGSPASDSTLGPTSGLNADGQHHHIWDTCVPTFLHYNIPLLIFGFIAAITL, encoded by the coding sequence ATGAACGCTGTACTCATCGCAGTAGCAGTCATGCTACTGCTTAGTTTGTTACGTGTCCAAGTCATTGTCGCCATTATCGTTGGAGCTTTAACAGGCGGACTTATCGGCGGACTCGGTATTTCAGAAACAATTAGTACTTTTACAGCCGGTCTTGGGAACAGTGCTCCTATCGCATTAAGCTACGCAATGCTCGGTGGATTTGCTATTTCCCTTTCAAAAACAGGACTTCCTGATGCAATGATCCAATCAGCTTTAAAATGGATCGGCAACGAACAAGACACGAAAAAACAAGTCTATTCTAAAATACTTATATTATTTATCATTTTAACAATGGCTTGTTTCTCACAAAATATTATCCCTGTTCATATCGCCTTCATTCCGATCTTAATTCCAGCACTTTTAAAAGTATTAAATGAGCTGAGGGTGGATCGTAGGCTTGTAACATGTCTTATTACATTTGGGTTAATTACCCCTTACATGTGGGTCCCAGCAGGATTCGGAAAAATTTATCATGACGTATTGCAAACAAATGCTGCGCAAAGCGGTCTTACATTTGATGTCGCACTTATTCCAAAAGCGATGACTATTCCAGCAATCGGTATGATTATCGGATTATGTGTAGCGGTTTTCATTACATATCGAAAACCACGTACATATGAAACAGAACAAATTCATGCTGCACAGAATGAAATCGTTCCCTATACAAAAAGAAGCATTACTTTTGGTTTATTATCAATAATCGCTACATTAACTGTGCAATTAGCAACAGAATCAATGATTTTTGGTGCTTTAGCAGGTATTATTGTCTTATCAATTAGCGGTAGTCTCCCTCTTAAAGAAGCCGATGCTATTTTAACAAGCGGAATGCGTATGATGTCCTTTATCGGATTTGTTATGATTTCTGCCGCTGGATTTGGCGCTGTTCTTCGAAAAACTGGACATGTTGAATCTCTTGTGCAAACGAGTGCACATATAATTGGAAATAATAAACCGCTTGCTGCATTTCTTATGCTCGTTATTGGACTTCTCGTTACGATGGGAATTGGTTCTTCCTTTTCAACCATCCCAATCTTAACAACAATTTTCGTACCGTTATGCGTCCAGCTCGGATTTAGTCCCATGGCTACAATCGCAATTATCGGTACAGCTGGTGCACTAGGTGATGCAGGTTCTCCAGCATCTGATAGTACACTTGGACCAACGTCCGGTTTAAATGCTGATGGTCAGCACCATCATATATGGGATACGTGCGTTCCAACTTTTCTTCACTATAATATACCGTTACTTATATTCGGCTTTATTGCCGCAATTACACTGTAA
- a CDS encoding alpha/beta fold hydrolase codes for MLFRSHTPRFYNEKKQLIPNSIATIENVMINDRKQSLLIRGQNVEQPILLCCHGGPGMAQIGFIRHFQKELEKHFIVINWDQRGAGKSFLWRDIQTNFTIDQFVSDAKEVIPYLLRRFKKQKLFLAGHSWGSIIGLQIASQYPEYIEAYIGIGQIVHMKQNEELLYRHLISSAKKHDHKKALASLLKLGKPPFLDTRRLIIQRKWLGTFGGAIQNGSSFSFIRKGFFSPEYTLLDWFKFLAGNLKSGVLWEEMLTIDFFSSISSLSVPVYFCSGRYDYQTPYALVQQYCDIIQAPIKKMVWFPNSAHSPDLEEPELFAKSLQSIKQELSFQHT; via the coding sequence ATGCTTTTTCGTAGCCATACCCCTCGTTTTTATAACGAAAAGAAGCAATTAATCCCTAACAGTATCGCTACGATAGAAAACGTTATGATTAATGACCGGAAACAATCTCTCCTTATACGCGGACAAAACGTAGAACAGCCTATTTTATTATGCTGTCACGGTGGACCTGGTATGGCACAAATTGGCTTTATTCGTCATTTTCAAAAAGAGTTAGAAAAGCACTTTATCGTTATTAATTGGGATCAACGCGGGGCAGGTAAATCCTTTTTATGGCGAGATATCCAAACAAATTTTACGATTGATCAATTTGTTTCAGATGCTAAAGAAGTCATTCCCTATCTTCTTAGACGCTTTAAAAAACAGAAATTATTTCTCGCTGGACATTCTTGGGGGAGTATTATTGGACTGCAAATCGCTAGTCAATATCCCGAATATATAGAAGCATACATCGGAATCGGTCAAATCGTACATATGAAACAAAATGAAGAATTGCTATACCGACATTTAATTAGCTCTGCAAAAAAACATGACCATAAAAAGGCATTAGCTTCTCTTTTAAAATTAGGGAAACCACCCTTTTTAGATACGAGACGTCTCATTATTCAAAGAAAGTGGCTAGGTACATTTGGCGGAGCAATACAAAACGGATCTTCCTTTTCTTTCATACGAAAAGGTTTCTTTTCTCCTGAATATACGCTATTAGACTGGTTCAAATTTCTCGCAGGAAATTTAAAATCTGGAGTTTTATGGGAAGAGATGCTAACAATCGATTTCTTTTCGTCTATTTCAAGTTTATCTGTTCCTGTTTATTTTTGTTCTGGTCGCTATGATTATCAAACTCCTTATGCACTCGTTCAACAATATTGCGATATCATTCAAGCTCCTATTAAAAAGATGGTTTGGTTTCCAAACTCGGCACATTCTCCAGATTTAGAAGAGCCTGAACTATTCGCCAAATCTTTACAATCAATTAAACAAGAACTATCTTTTCAACATACATAA
- a CDS encoding ribbon-helix-helix domain-containing protein: MTIGEIIDSLNRRESIAIIAKRLGMSPYTLSKKLRVIGYEYDGEQKKRIFIGDGEEPRHLQIQEATALQYAKTDYQLLIYEQLQSIYELLRKREEVSVQIISKSTEKKKRTFSINIEVLARLDVISESKGIQKSKIVEEALQEFLQRYDVNHETYPEK; this comes from the coding sequence GTGACGATTGGAGAAATTATTGATTCTTTAAATAGACGCGAATCAATCGCTATTATAGCGAAACGGCTTGGAATGAGCCCATATACATTATCAAAGAAGTTAAGGGTGATTGGATATGAATATGATGGAGAGCAGAAAAAACGTATCTTTATAGGTGATGGTGAAGAGCCACGTCATTTGCAAATCCAAGAAGCTACTGCCCTTCAATATGCAAAAACAGACTATCAATTACTAATTTATGAACAATTACAAAGCATTTATGAATTGCTAAGAAAAAGAGAAGAAGTAAGTGTTCAAATTATAAGTAAGAGCACAGAGAAAAAGAAACGAACCTTTTCGATTAATATAGAAGTATTAGCAAGACTAGATGTTATATCGGAATCGAAAGGGATTCAAAAGTCTAAAATTGTAGAAGAAGCACTACAGGAATTTTTGCAACGGTATGATGTTAATCATGAAACGTATCCAGAGAAATAA
- a CDS encoding ferritin-like domain-containing protein has translation MYFYPNNDDTLYRQNDKLIRSIEKAINGEYSAIHCYAKLANLAPDINERNQILEIRQDEIKHFHQFVQIYTLLTSKNPQPQITEECPTLYLNGLEFAIQDEQRTVDFYLEIADEATNQQVKETFRRAAADEQNHAVWFLYYFSKQNKK, from the coding sequence ATGTATTTCTATCCAAACAACGACGATACATTATATCGACAAAACGACAAACTCATTCGTAGTATTGAGAAAGCCATTAACGGAGAATATAGCGCCATTCATTGTTATGCTAAATTAGCTAATTTAGCTCCAGACATAAATGAACGAAATCAAATCCTTGAAATCCGGCAAGATGAAATAAAGCATTTTCACCAATTTGTACAAATCTACACCCTTTTAACCAGTAAAAACCCTCAGCCCCAAATCACTGAAGAATGTCCAACTCTTTATTTGAACGGATTAGAATTCGCTATACAAGACGAGCAACGAACAGTTGATTTTTACTTAGAAATTGCAGACGAAGCGACAAATCAACAAGTGAAAGAAACATTTCGGCGCGCAGCAGCTGATGAACAAAATCATGCCGTTTGGTTCCTATATTACTTTTCGAAACAAAACAAAAAATGA